The Sciurus carolinensis unplaced genomic scaffold, mSciCar1.2, whole genome shotgun sequence DNA window GGGCTTAGCCTTGGGCACAGCAAAATGTCATGGGTATGGTGTGGACCCTCCCTCATCTGCTTACTATGTGGAAAGTCTCTTCCATTTAGGAAGAGTCTCCCATTCTGCTAGTGAAAATAAGGGGCTAAAAATATTAGTGGAGACTGGTAGAGGGGTCTCAGTACTTCACAGTCCATCAGCAAATGGCACCTCCAACTCTTCTTGGGATCAGAGACACCAGTTATAGAATAGGCACAGGGAAGTTGTGCAGTGCTGGGCAGACCTCAGAGGAACTGGGACAGAAGAGGAGCTGGGGGAGCAGCTGGGACAAGGCTATGGAGCTAAGGAGCTCAGAAGACAGGGGCCCTTCCACCCTGGCCACACTGTGTCCCCAGGGACTGCAATAGAGCAGGCCTGCCGGCCATTCAGGCGGGACAAAGGCAGAGAGCTCAGAGTGGGCACTCCAGAGTTACACAAAGCTGCCACACAGGTGTCTGCCCCTGGGCCTCGCTGCTTCCCATCTTCTTTGACTTCATGGCACAGACTTTGTGCACAAAAGACCACATCCCCTGAAGCCACCAGGGCACTAAAAATTCCAGCCCGGCCTTCAGCCGTTAATCTAACAGTCAGGAAGAAGTAACAGCTTTATGTTTTCGTTCAATTCAGTAATTCACAGAAAGTCACACTATTGACTGCATAGGGGAAAACTGCTAGCCAAGAACAAAGATTTCTGTACAAGACAGTTAAAATACCACTTTAATGATcaacaaggatggtttaatactTCTCCTAAATTCTATCTTCATGTGCGATGCAAGATTAAACtggaaaaaatgatatatttccttcttgtcattgttttaaaaataaagtctctgACCTTGGCTCAACACGATCTGGATTACATCCTGAATGATGACCCCAGCACTGCTCCAGTTAACACCCACTGCCTGGGGCAGGGCTCTCTAAGCATTTCCAGCTGAAGAGGGCAAGCAGGTGCTTGAGGTTCCTGGGGCCTGGTGGTGGCTCCCACAGCTTGACCTCGATGTTGCTGTCACTGAAGTCTTCCACCTTGGTCTCCTCTACCAGGTTCTGTCTCCCAGACAGCTTTGCCTTCTTCTGCATCATCATAATCCCCAAGTGTCCAGGTTGCTGCACTTGGGAGAAGTGTTCTTTTACTAGGCAATAGCAAAAGGcagacaaaaaattttttttgaagttctcATTCATAAATGCGTAAATGATGGGATTGCAGATGGAGTTGGAAAAGCCGATGATTTGCATGATAGCAAAGACCATCCTGATGGTGATGTCATCGTACTCCTTTTTGAAATTACCTGGAATAAAGCAATACTTTAGAATGCTTGTTTGTTTCATCAAGAATTAAACAGGCTGCGGCTTGTGCCCTGTCTTCACCACAAACTTACATTTACACAGTGTGTAGAGGCCTGGAAACTCCCAAGACCACTTGGGGAGACACCTGGTATCTGAATAAATGACCTCTAGGATGGGGCTGCGTTCTTAGGAAACTTAGCCCTGCATGTATAGCCTGGTGCCCACACATGGACTGTCCTTCAACCCAAGGCTCCAAGTGTCCTGCCAGCTAGAAGCAACAGTCACCTGTGAATGTTTGCTAGTGTTCCCAGATCAGGATTACACCAAGACCCCTGCTGGGTCCTGGGTCACCAGGTAGGATTCACGGAGAGTCTGACTGAAATCCTCAGCCTCTCAACACTATGCTGGGAAGACTGGTTCTAAATAAAGAAGGTCTGTGAGGTGCCAGCCTCGACCAGGTTACCAGGAAGAAGAGCAGGGGTCGTGGAGGAGAAAAGTCATGAAGCTTCTCTTTGTCTTTATGATTATTGACAACTTGGTCACAGTTGTGACTACTTGCCTCCCACACAATGATTGGCAGTCCTCAGCCTGAAGGAACAGCATTCTGTAATTTGCATGTGATTTTTCAAGTGGGGAGAACAAATCCCACAGACTCCTCTCCCATCAGCAGCCCACAAACGAGAAGCCCTCACCTGGCAAGGACACTCACTGTACTCATTCATCATGTGGATGACATGGAATGGCACCCAGCACACAGCGAAGAGGGccactatcatcaccatcacGATGACCGCTCGCTTCTTCCTCCTAGACCCACAGGGAGACACTGGTTGGTCATCCTGCCCTGGTAAGGTGTGCCCGATGGCATCCATCAAGGATGTGCTCACTGCGAGCTGGTGCTCGACAGGTGACTGGCAAGACTCTGCCACACACCTTTCCATCAGACCACTGCCCAGGTGCAGccagaggcacagagaagctgAGGTCCTTTGCCAAGTCCAAGGTCCAACGGAGGGGTGCTTTGGATTTGAATTTAGGCCGTCCAACTTCAGTGGCCATGCTCTTGCTCACTGCGTGTGAAAGACCATTCACACCCTTAACAGTAAAATGTTAATGTCTATGAAATGTGTGAGCCCCAAGGACGGAACAAAAACGCAGCCCATTATTAAGTCCGAGGAACGAGTTCTTTATACAGGTGGGCACCAGGGGGCACTGCACACTCAGACTGATGGAAGCCCATGGACTCGCTCAACCTCTCAATACTGGGCATTGCTTAGCATTCTAGTAGTCATGAAGTACAGACTGTAAAATAAAACACGTGGACGGCCAGTGTCATAGCAGTAAGTAGTGTTTTAAAATGCTCTTAGTGAATCAGATCAGAAAGTACAGTCttgatacaaataaaatatcaataatactaattttaaaaaataacatgctccaaatatcatgctaagtgaaattagtcaatcacaaaaaccaaaggccaaatggttTCTCTGACATGTGGGTGTTGATCCATAATTGGGGAGTGGCAaggaaaaaatggaggaactttggattgagcagaggggagagagcagggaggggagggggcatggggtgggaaagatggtggaatgagatgacatcattaccctacatacatgtatgattacaccatggtgtgactacatcatgcacaaccagagaaaggaaaagctgtgctccttttgtgtacaatgagttgacatgcattctgctgtcatgtgtaactaactagaacaaacaaagataataaaatacaGTGCTCCAGTTTGGAAGAATTTTCACACATGCTGTTGCATGTATTTGTGACATCCTTGgtggggagaagaatggaggtatCAGGCCCCTCTGACTATGAGGAAAGCAGGCGCCTCTCTCCAGGGTGCTGGCCTACATCATGGCTGGCCAGCCTCTGAGAGAACCCCAGGGGACCACAGGTCCTGGCACCAGCCCTCAGCTCCCACCCAACCATTTTCACACACAGATAACATTGTAACCATGTTCCCAATGCCAAGGAAGTTTCTATCTATAACCAGAGCTTCTGTTCTGATCTCAGAGTTGGTGACCTGGCTCTTCCTGCCTCACACGCCATCTCATAAAACCTCAGACTTTATAGTCCAGTCATGCTCTACCTTTGAACAAAGAATGATGTTTTGACTAAATCGCCGAGGGCTCTGAATCCCTGGTGAATGCCCcactgccggggtccagccctagcaggagtccatgggttccacaccggtaaatggggtatggggagacagcgtcggcgatggatggagaatgaaagacacagactctagttctggtgcaatcaatcccactttattctggggaaggctgggtttatatacatttttcttcaggctataatggcagtcttgtggttaatattaaagaagttttcaaagcataggcagaaattgtttttaacaaggaacagaaaattatgagaaaacagtaaccttacagattatccttacctaatcacaattgttttaagaatatctaactacgtcggtgaactaatacaatatttatttccttaatatctaaactctatgtgacctaagactattcttattattctcacggttaaaacaatagacaagtaatctcatgtgactatctctactaggtccatctggttaatatctgaattgctgagttaaggggtacagtagggcagcagtcccaattgtaattgtgtaccaacgtttattataggggtgacatattctttgtaggaaggaaggaatgttatgaaaccttattctcttacctcaccaccacacatgaacaaaaccatcattaaaatttaaccagcctgttggagacaaaggcagatctacaactattttctccagaggctttcagggactcattgtacggttgcgaaattattatttttttttttgttagtggtaaagacccattgtttttcagattgtaggtaatattttctggaatttttgttgtattcccttcatccccttaagcaatccgttcagactgaaatgagtaatatattatcagagaaacacagcaaagaaaacaccatgcttcggagcaaaacatccagcaattccttttaggatgagcctttgcaatcatcctccagaggatctttgtcaagcactggatggaattccggacacCCCCGCACCCCACCTGCAGCATAACTGAGTGAGAGCACTTGGAGAGAGAAGAGCATTTCGTGGGACCGACATGGTGATCTTGGACATTTCCTTCCAGTGAatgatccagagcacagagcagtcCCCCACCCTCTTCTTGACCCAGAGCATGTAGCCATCTTGCCGTAGAGGACCAGCatgaggagcagcagcagcaagaagAGTGAGACCAGGATGAAGGTGGTGTAGGCCCTCTGGTGCGCCGGACTGGCCCACTCTTCCAGGCAGCACACATACTCTTGGTCATATAGCAAGTCGTACTTGACCTTTACAAGAACACAGAGGGTCAGGACGGTCAGCAGGCAGCAGCCCCAGGGTGGAAGCTGCCAAGCTCGGCTCCTCAGACTCACTGCTGGGTATCTCCCTGAGAATCACTTTACCCACTGCTATTTGGTTATAAAGTATATTACCACACAATTGCTCAAGATCTTCAAACTTTTGtgcttttactttcatttttatctttctcaacTCTTATTTCCATGGGCCACAAGCTTTCAGTTGGCTGAAAAAGCACAATTAATGAAGTATAGGTTGAAAACATTCTGTGTGAGAGGCCAGCAAGCTCAATATTCCCTGAGGTAATTAATTGACcttttctttctcagttgctGAGGAACCAGGTCTGGGGAGTTCTCAGACTTCTTCCTAGCAAGAGGTTCTGAAAGCCATGATTTTTACTACAGTTTATAGTGGAATGAGTGGGTTGCTTGGAAAGGTATCAAAGGCCAATGGATGGATTCTGGGATGGAAGAGAAATTGGATTCAGACTTCTGTCAGATTGTACTTACTTGCTGATGTGTTCTTATGGTTTCTGGAGGACTTGTCTTGTACGTTCAAAAATATTATTGGCAACCATGACAACAACACATGGTTACTAAAGGGCTGATTTCCAGGACACACTAAGCATTTGGAACACATCTGAACATCATGTCTGTGTGACAGGAATAGCAATGAGGGAATTTATCCAAACTACCAAAACACTTCAATCATGCTGGAGGGCTCCTGATGAATACTTAGGTATCAGCCATATTCTGTTTACATTCCCAGCAAATTCTATCACAAATCTTCAACATCAGTTGAAAAGGTAACAAAACTCAAGTTCTGATCCAGGTGTTGATGAAATGAGGAACAGTAACATagtgggaaaaaaattctaagcCTCAACCTCTCTGGGTATAGGAGGACAAAAGGAAACTCATTCTGACTGCAGGTGAGCAGGCCCTACAAAGTCACGAGGGCCTGTCCCAACATCCCACAGCTGCTTTTGAGACTGGTGGCATCCACACAGGGTCCTGCAGGACTGGGAACAGGCCTAGGCTTTCCAACAGCACACTTGGATGCACTTAGGACAACCAGAATCAGATCCCCTGGCTGGCCCTGGGAAGGGACATGCTGGGCCCACACTCCCACCTCCTCTTTCATAATTGCCCTTCTCCCACCTGGTAATGCACCCTCTCCCACACTACCCACATCTACTATGGAGCACCAAGGAAAGAGTTCCAGTGGCAGCCATCGGCAAAGCCCCAGACCAGGCAGCCTAGCCCCGGGCACTATTCTCTGATCTAGAAAACAAATAAGTGTAACTTTAGAAACCAGCATGCTCTTTCTAAATACCCCACACCTCTGTCATGCGTTTGTTGAGAGGAGTCACCTTAATGATAGGCTcttagcaaagaagaaaaaggatatgAATTACCAAGGAGCATCTCAACCTGTGAATTTTAACAAGTCAAAGGCCCCTCTTTGATTTGGGGTAAATAaaactctgtttttttcttttactgggtGAGTCATTATAAAACAGCACATTCCTCTGGTTTCCAAGAAGCTGAGACTCAGGCTATAATCTGGGGTTTTTAGAGGAGATACTTGAACTGGCGCTACCAGCAGAAAGTCCTCATGACCCAGTGATCCCAGGTGGTTCAGGGCTCTTGGACCTGTCTCCTCAGTCCACACCTCAGTCCATATCTATTCTATTCAGGTCAGTGCAGCTGCCATGTGTCTGGCCATTTTTCCCGATCTGTAGCAAATCTGGAGGAACTGAGTCTCCTGGTCTTGGTTCACTGCCAACCCTCCTGGGCTCCTCGACCAGCCCTGGACGGTTGGCACAGAGTGAGAGGGACAGGCTCATATAACCCATGACCACTTCTGGGCTGAAAGCCTGGGAGGCTCCCCAGATGGGACTTGGGGGACAGAGTCAGCTAGAAGGAGGCAAAAGGCCAGGGACCCAggtgtgactgaggaggctgGTTCATGAGGCCAGAAGACCACCTCTGGGGAGATGTTGGATGCAGGGTCAGGTAGCACTGGAGGTCTGCTTGACTGCTGAACTGGTCTGCCATATTGGCCTACTGTGTGTTAGACCAATCACTCCTCCTTCCGTCTGGTCACTCTTCCTCCAGGCGTCCCTTTCCTCACCTGCCTCCCGACCCACAATGTCTCACACACTTCAATGCCAGGAGGTTGTCAATTATCCAAAGCCCAGAGATCTTTAAATTCTTTGCAGGAAAGATGTGACATGCATTTGAAGATAACTGAAACTGATGAATTTCTCCCTGTTGATTTACCTGTTCATTTCCAACTATTTAAAGTTTAGATTAGAAAGCCCTCAGGAATTCTTCTGTAATTCCACAATCCAATGCTAGCTAAATGCTCATTAgtggaaataaatgtttgctgatgaCTTTCAcatgatatattaataaaaattgctCTCTCTGATGACCACTCTGTGGTCTGCTATGCCTCTGTTGGTTTAGCAGCAATAGATCCTTCAGTGTCTGAGTTCTCAGCTACCCATTACAGAGCAGGAAAGGTCTCCTGTGTTACTGTGTCAGGCAACTGGACACACTTCAGATGTGCCACTTGGCATGTGGCACATTCACCAGTGTGGCTAAACAAGCAGCCAGAACAAGCTGAAGGTCCAGTGATGCCTGGGGCACAGGAGCAACATGGGGAGCTTATCTGGCCAGG harbors:
- the LOC124974901 gene encoding LOW QUALITY PROTEIN: pyroglutamylated RF-amide peptide receptor-like (The sequence of the model RefSeq protein was modified relative to this genomic sequence to represent the inferred CDS: inserted 2 bases in 2 codons) → MRGLCAGYTGAALKALNITPERFSQLLCDHNLTRQQFIALYGLQPLVYTPEMPARAKVALVLTGVLIFALALFGNALVVYVLTRSKAMRTITNIFICSLALSDLLIAFFCIPVTMLQNISDNWLGDAFICKLLPFAQSTTMVMEILTMTCISVERHQGLVHPFKMKCQYTNQRALTMLGITGPSACSGCLFSHTGECATCQVAHLKCVQLPDTVKYDLLYDQEYVCCLEEWASPAHQRAYTTFILVSLFLLLLLLMLVLYGKXGYMLWVKKRVGDCSVLWIIHWKEMSKITMRKKRAVIVMVMIVALFAVCWVPFHVIHMMNEYSNFKKEYDDITIRMVFAIMQIIGFSNSICNPIIYAFMNENFKKNFLSAFCYCLVKEHFSQVQQPGHLGIMMMQKKAKLSGRQNLVEETKVEDFSDSNIEVKLWEPPXRPQEPQAPACPLQLEMLREPCPRQWVLTGAVLGSSFRM